From a region of the Oryza sativa Japonica Group chromosome 6, ASM3414082v1 genome:
- the LOC4340997 gene encoding large ribosomal subunit protein eL20z: protein MQEAEEPSTKLPSRSPLDGPAPPPYHHHHYGTFLPPPPPQQQQQQKPDGAASNHPFPAGYAAQGVVAFPCTVQQLVLVEGVPIREPPLPFCGIGLGWILFLLGFFLAALPWYAGAFILFFVALDHREKPGLIACTIAGIFVLVPFILNGIRVHPFW, encoded by the exons ATGCAAGAGGCCGAGGAGCCCAGCACCAAGCTTCCGTCCCGCTCCCCCCTCGACGGGCCCGCCCCTCCCCCTTACCACCATCACCACTACGGCActttcctcccgccgccgccgccgcagcagcagcagcagcagaagcccGACGGAGCAGCCTCCAACCACCCGTTCCCGGCCG GGTACGCAGCTCAGGGCGTTGTTGCCTTCCCGTGCACTGTGCAGCAGCTGGTCCTCGTGGAGGGCGTGCCCATCAGGGAGCCTCCGCTTCCGTTTTGCGGCATCGGCCTAGGCTGGATTTT GTTCTTACTGGGGTTTTTCTTGGCTGCACTTCCCTGGTATGCTGGTGCTTTTATTCTATTCTTTGTTGCTTTGGACCACAGAGAGAAGCCTGGATTGATTGCATGCACTATTGCT GGTATTTTTGTGCTAGTTCCTTTCATCCTCAATGGCATAAGAGTGCATCCTTTCTGGTGA